From a single Nostoc edaphicum CCNP1411 genomic region:
- a CDS encoding photosystem I reaction center subunit II PsaD has translation MAETLSGQTPLFAGSTGGLLNKAQVEEKYAITWTSPKEQVFELPTGGAAVMRKGENLLYIARKEYGIFLGGQQLRKLKITDYKVYRILPNGETTLIHPADGVFPEKVNEGREKVRYVPRSIGQNPNPSQLKFSGKATHDV, from the coding sequence ATGGCAGAAACACTCTCTGGACAAACCCCGCTATTTGCTGGCAGCACTGGTGGCTTGCTAAACAAAGCACAAGTTGAAGAAAAGTACGCTATCACTTGGACTAGCCCGAAAGAGCAAGTATTTGAATTGCCTACAGGTGGTGCTGCTGTTATGCGGAAAGGTGAAAACCTGCTGTATATAGCTCGTAAAGAATATGGCATCTTTTTGGGCGGTCAGCAACTTCGCAAACTCAAAATCACAGACTACAAAGTTTACCGGATTTTACCCAACGGAGAAACTACTTTAATTCACCCAGCTGATGGTGTCTTCCCCGAAAAAGTAAATGAAGGTCGTGAAAAAGTGCGTTATGTCCCACGCAGCATTGGGCAAAACCCCAATCCATCACAACTCAAGTTTAGTGGTAAAGCTACCCACGACGTATAG
- a CDS encoding amylo-alpha-1,6-glucosidase: MTPDTLMTPEKIFLDGKTFIPAEQLPIPEWPCVVSERPQPTLTVKDDDLFFVTDTIGNISGCSLNDGNPSMGLFCCDTRFLNRLELQIEGRSPVLLSSTAEKGFSLSILCTNPRIDERLKAETIGIRREIVLNGALFEEIEVSNYSTTTVNFELSISFDADFVDLFEVRGYDREKRGRLLRLVEPTVEEGTFSQVDSVAPVHKEPSVPKEETLTLAYQGLDGSVMESRILFQHRQPDYFKGYTAVWQLELASHETQKLGYRVNMLRNNQSSSTVSAATTLGQAKAAEWMEEQHWVQQITRISSDKNTFNRVIERAEQDMYLLRQSFGKHKTVSAGVPWFSTLFGRDSLITASQTLMLNSQIAKETLILLATYQGKIDDEWREEEPGKILHELRLGEMARCQEIPHTPYYGTVDATPLWLLLYAEHYAWTHDQELLEQLWPNALAAMEWIDRNTKQTSYLSYFRTSKRGLANQGWKDSGDCIVNHKGELANGPIALCEVQAYVYAAKMRLAEIARMKKRLDLADRWQEEARNLKVRFNRDFWVEDQDFCALALDGDGKPVDSITSNPGHCLHLGLFTDEKAHSVAERLRAPDMFNGWGIRTLSSLSPAYNPMGYHIGSVWPHDNALIAMGLRSLGLIDQALELFQGLFDMTEQQPYQRPPELFCGYERNGDNAPVQYPVACTPQAWATGSVFQLLQMMVNLVPDAQNNCLRIIDPALPESINRLSFHNLRVGPTILDLEFERSGTTTACRVAKKRGNLRVVIEA; the protein is encoded by the coding sequence ATGACACCGGATACATTAATGACCCCGGAAAAAATTTTCCTGGATGGAAAAACTTTTATTCCTGCCGAACAATTACCTATTCCTGAGTGGCCTTGTGTTGTGAGTGAAAGACCACAACCGACACTGACGGTTAAAGATGATGATTTATTTTTTGTGACAGATACTATCGGGAATATTTCTGGCTGTTCCCTTAACGATGGCAATCCCAGCATGGGACTGTTTTGTTGTGATACGAGATTTCTCAATCGCTTGGAGCTGCAAATTGAAGGGCGATCGCCTGTACTCCTCAGTAGTACTGCTGAAAAAGGGTTTTCACTCTCAATTTTGTGTACTAACCCCAGAATCGACGAACGCCTGAAAGCCGAGACTATCGGAATTCGCCGAGAAATAGTTCTGAATGGAGCGCTATTTGAAGAAATAGAAGTATCTAACTACAGCACAACCACTGTTAATTTTGAACTAAGCATCAGCTTTGATGCCGATTTTGTTGATTTATTTGAAGTCAGGGGCTATGACAGAGAAAAACGAGGTCGGCTTTTACGTTTAGTGGAACCGACGGTTGAAGAAGGAACATTTTCTCAGGTCGATAGCGTTGCGCCTGTACACAAAGAGCCATCCGTCCCTAAAGAAGAAACCTTGACACTCGCCTATCAAGGTTTGGATGGCTCGGTGATGGAATCCCGAATTCTATTCCAGCATCGGCAACCAGACTATTTCAAAGGGTACACTGCGGTTTGGCAGCTAGAGTTAGCTTCTCACGAAACTCAAAAGCTGGGCTACCGAGTGAATATGTTGAGAAACAACCAGTCCAGTTCAACCGTAAGTGCCGCCACTACCTTAGGACAAGCGAAAGCTGCTGAGTGGATGGAGGAGCAACACTGGGTACAACAAATTACCCGCATTAGCTCAGATAAAAATACCTTCAATCGAGTGATTGAACGGGCTGAACAAGATATGTATTTGTTGCGCCAATCTTTTGGGAAGCATAAGACTGTTTCCGCCGGAGTGCCGTGGTTTTCGACACTATTTGGGCGAGATTCGCTGATTACAGCTTCTCAAACCCTGATGTTAAACTCGCAAATTGCCAAGGAAACCCTAATATTACTTGCGACATACCAAGGTAAAATCGACGACGAATGGCGCGAAGAAGAACCGGGTAAGATTTTGCACGAGTTACGTTTAGGAGAAATGGCTCGTTGTCAAGAAATTCCCCATACACCTTACTACGGTACAGTTGATGCCACTCCCCTGTGGCTGCTACTCTATGCCGAACATTATGCTTGGACTCACGATCAAGAACTCCTAGAGCAACTTTGGCCCAATGCTCTAGCAGCAATGGAGTGGATCGATCGCAACACCAAACAAACCAGCTACCTGAGTTACTTCCGTACATCTAAACGCGGTCTTGCTAACCAAGGTTGGAAAGACTCTGGCGACTGTATCGTAAACCACAAGGGAGAATTAGCCAACGGCCCAATTGCCCTTTGTGAGGTGCAAGCTTATGTTTATGCTGCAAAAATGCGCCTAGCAGAAATAGCTAGGATGAAAAAGCGGCTTGATTTGGCAGATCGTTGGCAAGAAGAGGCCAGAAATCTTAAGGTTCGTTTTAATCGAGATTTTTGGGTGGAAGACCAAGATTTCTGCGCTCTAGCTTTGGATGGAGACGGCAAGCCAGTAGACAGTATTACCTCAAATCCTGGGCATTGTCTGCATTTGGGACTCTTCACAGACGAAAAAGCTCATAGTGTAGCAGAACGGTTGCGGGCACCAGATATGTTTAATGGTTGGGGCATTCGGACTCTGAGTAGTTTGTCACCCGCTTATAATCCGATGGGTTATCACATTGGTTCGGTTTGGCCCCATGATAACGCTCTGATTGCAATGGGATTGCGATCGCTCGGTTTGATCGATCAAGCTCTGGAACTTTTCCAAGGTTTATTCGATATGACTGAGCAGCAACCCTATCAACGTCCTCCAGAACTTTTCTGCGGCTACGAACGGAATGGTGATAATGCTCCTGTGCAGTATCCAGTTGCCTGCACTCCCCAAGCTTGGGCGACGGGTAGTGTTTTCCAACTCCTACAAATGATGGTCAACTTGGTGCCTGATGCTCAAAATAATTGCTTGCGAATAATCGACCCCGCTTTGCCAGAATCGATTAATCGTTTGTCATTTCATAATTTGCGAGTCGGCCCCACCATCCTCGATTTGGAATTCGAGCGTTCTGGAACTACGACTGCTTGTCGCGTTGCGAAAAAACGGGGCAACTTGCGGGTAGTTATCGAAGCTTAA
- a CDS encoding DICT sensory domain-containing protein has translation MSISTSVLSDLLKSLPYLRPQLYFKASLTALSHAMEDQVLAATLAQPLVIASFQRERFYRQEAHRYQRLALRSNQIYVLSAPETDFANSSEHYEKVAFEPTDGLSQEWHLVVIADNYATCLVCRENLGSIAKNKPLTELSPNLDIDTARRFEGIWTSERGVSLKAAELLLDRILVYRPELASKIQQARQRFGIGEPRNHSGAEQDNEYACDIDTDPFVQRLVTYLQASQYKLHKAYRSIAAQARKERLVNSISTAIRRSLDPHEVLQVAAQELGQHLEACRCLIYRAQATDSQAIIEHEFLTPGVLSVCGQTWELEKNSLFRDIVEQGEGVCISDTLNDPRVNNSPGLSLIAKKFAIRSWLMEPVFYQGRLLGIVELHYCRMPPHECQPGELDLVEAIATQVGAALIQAEAYANLEELNQQLEALDRTRSNLIAITGHELRTPLSTIQVCLESLATEPDMPLELQQIMLNTALSDSERMRKLVQDFLTLSNLESGRVEWHPESLTLQECVDLALSRNRTRSSTEKPPQVKTKIAENLPLVRADGDWLVEVLAKLMDNAFKFTPPQGEISITAIYNSRQMVEVTVADTGRGIEPNRLEVVFDRFYQEEGALRRTTGGTGLGLAICRQIVNGWGGEIWAESTGKDQGSQFHFTIPIVQSSQEEKRTKVKSK, from the coding sequence ATGAGCATTTCGACTTCTGTGCTGAGTGATCTGCTAAAGTCCCTACCCTACTTGCGGCCCCAGCTATATTTTAAGGCTTCATTAACGGCGCTCTCCCACGCGATGGAAGATCAAGTTTTGGCTGCGACTTTAGCTCAACCCCTTGTAATTGCTAGTTTCCAGCGAGAGCGATTCTACCGCCAAGAAGCTCATCGCTACCAGCGACTGGCCTTGCGAAGTAATCAAATATACGTATTATCTGCTCCAGAAACGGATTTCGCTAACAGTTCAGAACACTACGAAAAAGTCGCTTTTGAGCCAACGGATGGCTTAAGTCAAGAGTGGCACTTGGTAGTGATTGCTGACAATTATGCTACTTGTCTGGTTTGTCGGGAAAACCTTGGTTCTATTGCCAAAAACAAGCCACTAACGGAACTAAGCCCTAATCTGGATATCGATACAGCGCGAAGATTTGAGGGAATTTGGACATCGGAAAGAGGAGTTAGCCTCAAAGCCGCCGAATTGCTGTTAGACAGGATTTTGGTTTACAGACCAGAACTGGCAAGTAAAATTCAACAGGCACGTCAGAGGTTTGGCATCGGGGAGCCGCGAAACCACTCCGGAGCCGAACAGGACAATGAATATGCTTGTGACATTGATACAGATCCCTTTGTGCAGCGCTTAGTAACTTATTTGCAAGCTAGTCAGTATAAATTGCACAAAGCCTACCGTTCTATTGCTGCCCAAGCACGAAAAGAACGATTAGTCAATTCGATTAGTACTGCCATTCGGCGATCGCTCGATCCTCATGAAGTTCTTCAGGTGGCGGCACAAGAATTAGGACAACACCTAGAAGCTTGTCGCTGTTTAATTTACCGCGCTCAAGCCACAGATAGCCAAGCCATAATTGAACACGAATTTTTGACTCCCGGTGTTTTATCTGTTTGTGGGCAAACCTGGGAGTTAGAGAAAAATTCCCTATTTCGGGACATCGTAGAACAAGGCGAAGGTGTTTGTATTAGCGATACGCTGAATGACCCTCGTGTTAATAATTCGCCAGGACTTTCCTTGATTGCCAAAAAATTTGCCATTCGTTCTTGGCTGATGGAACCAGTATTCTATCAGGGGCGATTATTGGGCATTGTGGAATTGCACTATTGTCGGATGCCACCGCACGAGTGCCAACCAGGGGAATTGGATCTGGTAGAAGCGATCGCTACCCAAGTAGGAGCAGCTCTTATCCAAGCGGAAGCTTATGCTAACCTAGAAGAACTTAACCAGCAGCTAGAAGCTCTAGACCGCACCCGCAGCAACCTCATAGCCATTACCGGACATGAACTGCGTACCCCCCTATCCACAATTCAAGTGTGCCTAGAAAGTCTCGCTACCGAACCGGATATGCCCTTGGAGTTGCAGCAGATCATGCTCAACACCGCTCTTTCCGACTCGGAACGGATGCGAAAACTGGTACAAGATTTCCTCACACTTTCCAACTTGGAAAGCGGCCGGGTGGAATGGCACCCAGAATCCCTCACCTTACAAGAATGTGTGGATTTAGCACTTAGCCGAAATCGCACGCGTTCCTCAACGGAAAAGCCGCCCCAAGTTAAAACTAAAATTGCCGAAAATCTACCTCTAGTCAGAGCAGACGGTGATTGGTTAGTAGAGGTACTGGCAAAACTTATGGACAATGCTTTTAAATTTACGCCACCCCAAGGAGAAATCAGCATTACGGCGATTTACAACAGCCGTCAAATGGTCGAGGTGACTGTAGCTGACACTGGACGCGGCATTGAACCGAATCGTTTAGAAGTAGTTTTTGACCGCTTCTATCAAGAAGAGGGAGCGCTGCGCCGCACCACCGGCGGGACTGGACTTGGTTTAGCAATTTGCCGTCAAATTGTTAATGGCTGGGGTGGGGAAATTTGGGCGGAGTCAACTGGCAAAGACCAGGGTAGTCAGTTTCACTTCACCATCCCAATTGTTCAGAGTAGCCAAGAGGAAAAGCGGACAAAAGTCAAGAGTAAATAG